ATGAGAATTGGAAGTCCTTTGGGACAGTCATCACTTCTGCTTACTTAAGAGATGGTTCAACAAAGTATTTCGATTTTGCTGTCATTGGTAGTGGTGTTGCAGGTCTTCGTTACGCACTTGAAGTTGCGAAACATGGATCTGTTGCGATTATCACCAAGGCCGAGCCTCATGAGAGTAATACGAACTATGCACAAGGTGGTGTTAGTGCAGTCCTGTGTCCATCTGATTCTGTAGAGAGTCACATGCAGGATACAATTGTAGCAGGAGCTTATCTTTGCGATGAGGAGTCTGTCAAAGTTAGTTCCGGGATTCTTTCTTTCAATTAGCAGGTTTTTGTCATCGATCCTGACCAAGTTTCTGGTCTATTTGTTCAGGTTGTCTGTACTGAAGGACCTGATAGAATCCGAGAATTGATTGCAATGGGGGCTTCGTTTGACCATGGTGATGATGGAAATTTGCATCTGGCAAGGGAAGGGGGTCATTCTCATCACCGAATTGTTCATGCTGCTGATATGACTGGACGAGAGATTGAACGGGCTTTACTCGAGGCAGTTGTCAATGATCCTAATATTTCTGTGTTCAAACACCATTTCGCAATCGATTTGCTTACTTCCCAGGTTCATATCCTCCCCATTTGGTGTTGATAACTACAACCTATATTGAGACTTGTATAACATTGTGCTAAAACGAAAGccttgatggtttgcaggatggtTCTGACACGGTTTGTCACGGCATTGATGCTTTAAATACTGAAACACAAGAggtgaaaacatgattttatcTTAGTAATCTTTTTCTACTTTCATTTGTATCATTTTCTGAATATATTTCATGTATGTAACTCGAAAATAattgttttttgttttcttttctttccactGGCTCTTGCAGGTTGTCCGCTTCATTTCAAAGGTAACTTTACTCGCATCCGGTGGTGCAGGACATATCTATCCTTCAACAACAAATCCTCTGGTACTCCGCTGTTTCGAGTTTTCCCTTCATTTCATTGTTTCCCTTGTTTGTTGCTTTACCACTCAAACTAGTGCTTATATAGGTGGCAACTGGGGACGGGATGGCTATGGCACATCGAGCTCAAGCTGTGATTTCCAACATGGAGTGAGTCATAATCATCTATGTGATTAATTCGTTTTTCTGAATTTTGATGTAAAAGATACAATGTAGTTCATAATATGTAACGGAGTTGTTTTTGGTTCTTTATATTAGATGAGATCATCTTTTGGTTTATGATATACAAATAGATTTGGGTTGTTGGAGTTTCTTTGACTGTTTTTATGGAACTATTGTTTGTCAGGTTTGTGCAATTTCATCCGACAGCCTTGGCTGATGAAGGCCTTCCTATCAAACCAAAGAAAACTCGAGAAAACTCATTTCTTATTACCGAAGCTGTAAGAGGTGATGGAGGCATCCTTTACAATTTAAGCATGGAACGGTTTATGCCTTTGTACGATGGGAGAGCTGAGCTTGCTCCTAGAGATGTTGTGGCAAGAAGTATTGATGATCAACTCAAAAAGCGTAATGAGAAGTATGTGTTGCTTGATATAAGTCATAAACCGAGAGAAAAGATCCTCTCCCACTTCCCGAACATAGCTAATGAATGCCTCCAACATGGCCTTGATATAACTCAGCAGCCAATTCCTGTGGTTCCTGCTGCTCATTACATGTGTGGTGGAGTGCGTGCTGGGCTCCAGGGAGAGACCAACGTGCATGGCTTGTATGTAGCTGGTGAGGTTGCATGCACAGGTTTGCATGGAGCAAATAGACTTGCTAGCAACTCATTACTTGAGGCTTTGGTTTTCGCACGAAGAGCTGTCCAGCCCTCGATCAATTACATGAAGAGTTCTAGTCTTGATCTTAGCGCTTCGAGCTTATGGACCCGTCCACTTGTCCCAAAATCACTAGGGAGTGATGTAATGCACAAAATATTAAGGATAACAAAGGAAGTGAGGAAAGAACTACAATCAATCATGTGGAAGTATGTTGGGATTGTTCGATCAACTTCAAGACTACAAGAAGCCGAGCAAAAAATCGGTAAGTTGGAAGCCAAATGGGAAACATACTTATTTGAGCACGGGTGGCAGCAAACAATGGTTGCCCTCGAGGCTTGTGAAATGAGAAACCTCTTTTGTTGCGCAAAGCTAGTGGTGAGCAGTGCCCTCGCTAGGAACGAGAGTCGTGGACTTCACTACATGACCGATTTTCCTCATTTGGAGGAAAGCAAGAGGCTACCTACAGTGATATTCCCGAGTTCCCATACAACCGGCACATGGAGTTCACGACAACTACACCAGCAGCCTATAGTTAAGTCCATGGTCTGATTCTctattcatttttcaaaaatcttGTATTTATCACATTATAGTTTATCAATTATTTCATAACTTGCATTGAAAAACCTTTGGCAAGGAAATAGATCTGCCTTTATGGCATATTTAGGACAACTTCAAAGAAAAGCTAAGATTGTCTTTGTTTTTCTTCCACCCATCTTAACTGCCTACGATTCATTCCTATGGAAATAAAGAAAAGTGTTCCATTTATCTTAAAATGATCATATCATGCTTTATACCTGCAAACCATGATTGCTACGGTAAAAGTACAATGAAATCCCCTatattaggagttagattgcattttgccccttaTATATCAGAATGAGGCACACATGGTATGTCACGTGTCACTATCTGATTATTCTATCAGCCATGCTAGTTTTTAACCGtacaaatatatgaaatttttaacagaaaagatcAATGCTCTTTGATATAACATACAGagattaatttgtctattttttgagtagaggggaTAAAATGCAATTAACTCTTAGTACAAGAACTTTCATAATACTTTAACAGCATTTTATCAGATTACATATTAGCCATTGTTATCTATACTGCtccaacttttcatatttttttaacgTTTCTGTGTATGTGTATGACACCCATCTTGTACG
The Gossypium hirsutum isolate 1008001.06 chromosome A07, Gossypium_hirsutum_v2.1, whole genome shotgun sequence genome window above contains:
- the LOC107942329 gene encoding L-aspartate oxidase, chloroplastic isoform X3 — translated: MDAYKENSHDFSRSCGVSKFLQIRKCNLFRSRTNENWKSFGTVITSAYLRDGSTKYFDFAVIGSGVAGLRYALEVAKHGSVAIITKAEPHESNTNYAQGGVSAVLCPSDSVESHMQDTIVAGAYLCDEESVKVVCTEGPDRIRELIAMGASFDHGDDGNLHLAREGGHSHHRIVHAADMTGREIERALLEAVVNDPNISVFKHHFAIDLLTSQDGSDTVCHGIDALNTETQEVVRFISKVTLLASGGAGHIYPSTTNPLVATGDGMAMAHRAQAVISNMEFVQFHPTALADEGLPIKPKKTRENSFLITEAVRGDGGILYNLSMERFMPLYDGRAELAPRDVVARSIDDQLKKRNEKYVLLDISHKPREKILSHFPNIANECLQHGLDITQQPIPVVPAAHYMCGGVRAGLQGETNVHGLYVAGEVACTGLHGANRLASNSLLEALVFARRAVQPSINYMKSSSLDLSASSLWTRPLVPKSLGSDVMHKILRITKEVRKELQSIMWKYVGIVRSTSRLQEAEQKIGKLEAKWETYLFEHGWQQTMVALEACEMRNLFCCAKLVVSSALARNESRGLHYMTDFPHLEESKRLPTVIFPSSHTTGTWSSRQLHQQPIVKSMV
- the LOC107942329 gene encoding L-aspartate oxidase, chloroplastic isoform X2; the encoded protein is MAASIAYVGGHLQYGVNFCMGQSYKQAIWVPSVTFNGCLQRELSWSCGVSKFLQIRKCNLFRSRTNENWKSFGTVITSAYLRDGSTKYFDFAVIGSGVAGLRYALEVAKHGSVAIITKAEPHESNTNYAQGGVSAVLCPSDSVESHMQDTIVAGAYLCDEESVKVVCTEGPDRIRELIAMGASFDHGDDGNLHLAREGGHSHHRIVHAADMTGREIERALLEAVVNDPNISVFKHHFAIDLLTSQDGSDTVCHGIDALNTETQEVVRFISKVTLLASGGAGHIYPSTTNPLVATGDGMAMAHRAQAVISNMEFVQFHPTALADEGLPIKPKKTRENSFLITEAVRGDGGILYNLSMERFMPLYDGRAELAPRDVVARSIDDQLKKRNEKYVLLDISHKPREKILSHFPNIANECLQHGLDITQQPIPVVPAAHYMCGGVRAGLQGETNVHGLYVAGEVACTGLHGANRLASNSLLEALVFARRAVQPSINYMKSSSLDLSASSLWTRPLVPKSLGSDVMHKILRITKEVRKELQSIMWKYVGIVRSTSRLQEAEQKIGKLEAKWETYLFEHGWQQTMVALEACEMRNLFCCAKLVVSSALARNESRGLHYMTDFPHLEESKRLPTVIFPSSHTTGTWSSRQLHQQPIVKSMV
- the LOC107942329 gene encoding L-aspartate oxidase, chloroplastic isoform X1, with product MKKWTPKRRKLTSLFHAPTTKGIIMAASIAYVGGHLQYGVNFCMGQSYKQAIWVPSVTFNGCLQRELSWSCGVSKFLQIRKCNLFRSRTNENWKSFGTVITSAYLRDGSTKYFDFAVIGSGVAGLRYALEVAKHGSVAIITKAEPHESNTNYAQGGVSAVLCPSDSVESHMQDTIVAGAYLCDEESVKVVCTEGPDRIRELIAMGASFDHGDDGNLHLAREGGHSHHRIVHAADMTGREIERALLEAVVNDPNISVFKHHFAIDLLTSQDGSDTVCHGIDALNTETQEVVRFISKVTLLASGGAGHIYPSTTNPLVATGDGMAMAHRAQAVISNMEFVQFHPTALADEGLPIKPKKTRENSFLITEAVRGDGGILYNLSMERFMPLYDGRAELAPRDVVARSIDDQLKKRNEKYVLLDISHKPREKILSHFPNIANECLQHGLDITQQPIPVVPAAHYMCGGVRAGLQGETNVHGLYVAGEVACTGLHGANRLASNSLLEALVFARRAVQPSINYMKSSSLDLSASSLWTRPLVPKSLGSDVMHKILRITKEVRKELQSIMWKYVGIVRSTSRLQEAEQKIGKLEAKWETYLFEHGWQQTMVALEACEMRNLFCCAKLVVSSALARNESRGLHYMTDFPHLEESKRLPTVIFPSSHTTGTWSSRQLHQQPIVKSMV